In Ochotona princeps isolate mOchPri1 chromosome 33, mOchPri1.hap1, whole genome shotgun sequence, one DNA window encodes the following:
- the CAPS gene encoding calcyphosin: MDTADTSVEKLRAQCLARGAAGIQGLARFFRRLDRDGSRSLDAGEFQRGLATLGLVLTQPEAEAVCRRWDRDGSGALDLEEFLRALRPPMSQAREAVVTAAFAKLDRSGDGVVTVDDLRGVYSGRTHPKVLSGEWTEEEVLRRFLDNFDSPEKDGQVTLAEFQDYYSGLSASVDTDEEFVAMMTSAWRL, from the exons ATGGACACGGCGGACACCAGCGTGGAGAAGCTCCGGGCACAGTGTCTGGCCCGCGGGGCTGCCGgcatccagggcctggccag GTTTTTTCGCCGCCTGGACCGGGATGGGAGCCGGTCCCTGGACGCAGGGGAGTTCCAGAGGGGCCTGGCCACACTGGGGCTGGTGCTGACCCAGCCTGAGGCTGAGGCCGTGTGCAGACGCTGGGACCGTGACGGCAGCGGGGCGCTtgacctggaggagttcctgcGGGCGCTGCGG CCCCCCATGTCCCAGGCCCGGGAGGCGGTTGTTACAGCTGCCTTCGCCAAGCTGGACCGCAGTGGGGACGGAGTGGTGACGGTGGATGACCTCCGAGGGGTGTACAGTGGCCGCACCCACCCCAAGGTGCTCAGCGGGGAGTGGACAGAGGAAGAGGTGCTTCGCCGCTTCCTGGACAACTTCGACTCCCCGGAGAAGGACGGGCAG GTCACGCTAGCCGAGTTCCAAGACTACTACAGTGGCCTTAGCGCTTCCGTGGACACGGACGAGGAGTTTGTCGCCATGATGACCAGCGCCTGGCGGCTGTGA
- the VMAC gene encoding vimentin-type intermediate filament-associated coiled-coil protein, which produces MAAPPALQIREANAHLAAVHRRAAELEGRLDEAERTLRAQAERLARHDQQLRAKDREIAALQEQLLTSEAAVHSLQAAVRQRDELIGQLQPRAQLLQDMCRCRPPLAGLLAALAEAERLGPLPAADPGGPGPPLANSSSRGEEGDSEQLQPEALGTTV; this is translated from the exons ATGGCGGCGCCGCCCGCCCTGCAGATCCGCGAGGCCAACGCGCACCTGGCGGCCGTGCACCGGCGGGCGGCCGAGCTCGAGGGGCGCCTGGACGAGGCCGAACGCACGCTGCGCGCCCAGGCCGAGCGCCTGGCCCGCCACGACCAGCAGCTGCGCGCCAAGGACCG GGAGATCGCCGCCctccaggagcagctgctgaCCTCGGAGGCCGCCGTGCACAGCCTGCAGGCCGCCGTGCGCCAGCGGGACGAGCTCATCGGGCAGCTGCAGCCCCgcgcccagctgctgcaggacaTGTGTCGCTGCCGGCCACCCTTGGCCGGGCTGCTGGCCGCACTGGCGGAGGCCGAGCGCCTGGGGCCCCTGCCGGCTGCTGACCCTGGGGGCCCTGGGCCGCCCCTGGCCAACAGCAGCAGccgaggggaggagggggacagCGAGCAGCTACAGCCTGAGGCCCTGGGGACCACGGTGTGA
- the NDUFA11 gene encoding NADH dehydrogenase [ubiquinone] 1 alpha subcomplex subunit 11, with the protein MAATLLRQFTDVPDGTDCHRKAYASTGLGGAAGLAISAYSLALNPAGTVLEGVARAGRHTFTAAAIGAIFGLASCVSAQVREKPDDPLNYFIGGCAGGLALGARTHSYGIGATSCVYLGTMAALVKMGQLEGWQLFPSPKV; encoded by the exons ATGGCGGCCACGCTGCTGCGGCAGTTCACGGACGTCCCCGATGGCACCGACTGCCACCGCAAGGCCTACGCCAGCACCGGCTTGGGCGGCGCCGCGG GCCTGGCCATCTCCGCCTACAGCCTCGCACTCAATCCTGCGGGCACCGTCCTCGAGGGAGTGGCACGGGCCGGACGTCACACGTTCACTGCAG CTGCCATCGGAGCCATATTCGGCCTGGCGTCGTGCGTCAGCGCCCAGGTCCGCGAGAAGCCGGATGACCCCCTGAACTACTTCATCGGGGGCTGTGCCGGAGGCCTGGCCCTGGGAGCACGCA cTCACAGCTATGGGATCGGAGCCACCAGCTGCGTGTACCTGGGCACCATGGCCGCCCTGGTCAAGATGGGCCAGCTGGAAGGCTGGCAGCTGTTTCCAAGCCCCAAGGTGTGA
- the LOC131478446 gene encoding 4-galactosyl-N-acetylglucosaminide 3-alpha-L-fucosyltransferase FUT5-like yields MEPLGRPQPQRLWCRHLPGLLLLQLCLAVCLFSYMRVVRESPSTFTALDPDTISPNASSRRPLVVLLWSWPFNRPVKLVRCSALRPSADDCELTANRSVYQRADAVIVHHREVSAQPQRQLPPSPRPAGQRWVWFSLESPSNCRHLQALDGYFNLTMSYRSDSDIFTPYGWLEPWADAPTAAEQVNLSAKTELVAWAVSNWQPKSARVKYYQELRAHLPVHVFGAGHQSLPQASMMETLSRYKFYLAFENSQHPDYITEKLWKNALLAGAVPVVLGPSRSSYERFLPPDAFIHVDDFGSPKELAQHLQALDRDPARYLSYFRWREMLRPGLGSWALYFCKACWHLQQETRYQAVPSIAAWFT; encoded by the coding sequence ATGGAGCCGCTCGGCAGGCCCCAGCCACAGCGTCTCTGGTGCCGGCACCTcccggggctgctgctgctgcagctgtgtcTAGCTGTGTGTTTGTTCTCCTACATGCGCGTGGTCCGTGAGAGCCCCAGCACGTTCACGGCACTGGATCCAGACACCATCTCCCCCAATGCCTCCAGCCGCCGGCCCCTGGTGGTCCTGCTATGGAGCTGGCCTTTCAACCGACCTGTGAAACTGGTCCGCTGCTCGGCCCTGCGGCCCAGTGCAGATGACTGCGAACTGACCGCTAACCGTAGTGTGTACCAGCGGGCGGATGCCGTCATTGTACATCACCGGGAGGTTAGCGCGCAGCCCCAAAGGCAGCTTCCGCCGTCCCCGCGGCCAGCCGGACAGCGCTGGGTCTGGTTCAGCCTCGAGTCCCCCAGCAACTGCAGGCACCTACAGGCCCTGGACGGCTACTTTAACTTGACCATGTCCTACCGCAGCGACTCGGACATCTTCACACCCTACGGCTGGCTCGAACCCTGGGCGGATGCCCCCACCGCTGCAGAGCAGGTCAACCTGTCAGCCAAGACGGAGCTGGTGGCCTGGGCGGTGTCCAACTGGCAGCCAAAGTCAGCCAGGGTGAAATACTACCAGGAACTTCGCGCCCACCTCCCCGTGCATGTGTTTGGCGCTGGCCACCAGTCACTGCCCCAGGCCTCCATGATGGAGACCCTGAGCCGCTACAAGTTCTATCTGGCCTTCGAGAACTCCCAGCATCCTGACTACATCACCGAGAAACTGTGGAAGAACGCACTGCTGGCCGGGGCCGTGCCcgtggtgctgggccccagccggAGCAGCTACGAACGCTTCCTGCCACCCGACGCCTTCATCCACGTTGATGACTTCGGCAGCCCCAAGGAGctggcccagcacctgcaggccCTGGACCGGGACCCTGCCCGCTACCTGAGCTACTTCCGCTGGCGGGAGATGCTGAGGCCTGGCCTGGGGAGCTGGGCCCTGTACTTCTGCAAGGCCTGCTGGCACCTGCAGCAAGAAACCAGATACCAGGCGGTGCCCAGTATTGCCGCCTGGTTCACTTGA
- the NRTN gene encoding neurturin: MQRWKAAAVAWVFCSSMLTIWMCRDGLTPALAPLRRPPRNLDARIARLAQYRALLQGAPDAVELTPWAGRAPGPRRRTGPRRRRARARTRPCGLRELEVRVSELGLGYTSDETVLFRYCAGACEAATRVYDLGLRRLRQRRRVRRERVRAQPCCRPTAYEDEVSFLDVHSRYHTVRELSARECACV; encoded by the exons ATGCAGCGCTGGAAGgcggcagccgtggcctgggtgtTCTGCAGCTCAATGCTAACGATCTGGATGTGCCGGGACGGCCTCACGCCTGCGCTGGCCCCGCTGCGCCGCCCGCCTCGCAACCTGGACGCCCGGATTGCCCGCCTGGCTCAGT ACCGGGCCTTGCTGCAGGGCGCGCCGGACGCCGTGGAGCTGACCCCCTGGGCGGGCCGAGCTCCGGGTCCTCGCCGTCGGACAGGGCCTCGGCGGCGGCGCGCACGTGCGCGTACCCGGCCGTGCGGCCTGCGCGAACTCGAGGTGCGCGTGAGCGAGCTGGGCCTGGGCTATACGTCGGACGAGACGGTGCTGTTCCGCTACTGCGCAGGCGCCTGCGAGGCCGCCACGCGCGTCTACGACCTGGGCCTGCGGCGCCTGCGCCAACGGCGGCGCGTGCGGCGCGAGCGGGTGCGCGCGCAGCCCTGCTGCCGCCCGACGGCCTACGAGGACGAAGTGTCCTTCCTGGACGTGCACAGCCGCTACCACACGGTGCGCGAGCTGTCGGCGCGCGAGTGCGCCTGCGTGTGA